The sequence TCCACCACCCGGTCATCCCGGCGCGAGATGACCCTGCCGCCTCACGGCTGCTTGAAGACCACCTCGGGGGCGTCGCGGCGGTGGCCGCCGATGTCGCCGAAGAGGTCCTTGCTGGTGACGTAGAGCATCAGGCTGATGAGCATCAGCGCGAAGGCGGTCTGCACCCACTCCAGCGCGCGCGCCTTCACCGGGCGGCGGGCGATCGACTCCATGAGGGCGAGCAGGATGTGGCCGCCATCCAGCACCGGGAAGGGCAGCATGTTCAGCACCGCGAGGTTCACGTTGAAGAGCACGAAGAAGCCGAGCAGGCGGTTGTAGGGATTCTCCATCTGGAGCATCCGGTACTGGGCCTTCGCGATGCCCGCCGGGCCGCTGAGGTGGTCGATGCCGATGCTGGAGTCCTTCGAGGTGACGCGGTCCAGCGTGGTCCACATCATGCTCAGGCTTTCCCCGATCTGCTCCCACGCGCCCGGCGTGCGCGTATCGGAAGTCTGGTCCGCGATATCGGCCGGGGCGAGGCCCACCATCGGCGCGTGGTTCGCCGGAGAAACCGGCACTTCGGCCTGCACGGTCGCCGTTCCCGGGGTCCACGGGAGTTTCTTCAGCTCGCTGAGCTTCATGTCCTCCATCTTGTCGTGGCCCTCGGAGGTCCGTTCATAGGCGATCTCCACCGGCGTGGTGCCCGCCTCGGCGATGAATTTCAGGAAATCCGACACGCACGCCACCTTCCGGCCATTCACCGAAACCAGGCGGTCCCACTGCTTCAGCCCCGCCCTCTCCGCCGGGCTGCCCTTCATCACGGTGGAAACGAGCACCATCTCCGGCATCGGACTGATCCCCACCTCCCGCAGCGCCTTGCGCTGGTACCACTTCGTCTCCGGGATATCGAACTTCGACACCAGCTCGATCGGCTGCGGCTCGCCCTCGCGCTGGATGGTGAAATGGATCTCCTGGCCCTTGCTGAGAATGATCTGCTCGAAGATGCCGTTCATCTTCGAGCTGCCCGCGAAGACCTCCACCTTCTGGCCGTTCACCGCCAGGATGGTGTCCCCGGTGCGGATGCCTGCTTTCGCACCCGGGCTATCCTTGTCCACCGAACCCACCTTCGTGGTCGGGATGGTGTCCACCGGCTTGCCCACCACGGACACGATGCCCGCCGCGGCCAGCGCCAGCAGCAGCGAGAACAGCGGCCCGGCGATGGCCACGATGATCTTGTCCAGCGGCGAGATCGGTGCCAGCGGCTCGCCCTTCTCCGAGGTGCGGCCCTCGATGGACTCCATCGGCGCCATCTGCGGCAGGCTCACGAACCCGCCGAAGGGCAGCCAGCCGAGGCCGTACTGCACGCCGTTCCAGGTCTTTTTCCAGATCGGCTTCCCGAACCAGATCTGGAAGCGGTCGATCTTCAATCCGCGCCAGCGGCCGGCGAGGAAGTGGCCCAGCTCGTGGACGAAGATGATGAGATTGAACCCGAGCAGGATGAGCAGCACCTGCAGGGCGGTGTGGAGGATCTTGGCGATGTCCGGCATGAAATCTTTTTTCCGCTGCCACCCTAGCGCCGGAACCCGGTGCATCAAGTGGATTGACGCACCCCGCCCGCTTCGCAGAGACTGCACCTCATGGCATTCAGGATCGACGACGCCCTCGTGCGCGGGGAAATCGACAACACCATCGAGGGCAGGACCACCGGCCGGCTGTGGTTGCTCGGCCGCGAGGAGCCCGTGGTGCTCGATCTGGATGGCGATTGCTGGCGTGATCTGGCCGGCGCGAAACTGCTTTTCGAAAACCCCGAGCCGAAGGCCGAGGCCACCGGCACCGCCCTCGATCCGGTGCAAAACGGCGTCACCGGGGACATCACCGCCTCCCGGAAGGCCCGCGTCTCCACCGTGGGCGAGGAGGAGATCCACACCCTCCACGCCGCCGGGCAGGAGATCCCCTACCAGTGGAAGCACCTGCTCTACATCGAGTGGTTCAGCCAGGCGAACGGCCGCGTGCTCATCGAAAGCTCGTCCTTCCGCCTCACCGTCTCCGATCCGGCCTGGTCCATGGACGAGGATGCCGAGCAGGCCCAGCAGCTCGCCAATCTCCACGCCATGCGGGACTTCATGAGCACCATCATCCGCCGCCGCCAGGGGCCCGCCCCGGCCACGGACCAGGATGGCGATGACCTCGACGAATACGAATGGGAGGAGCGCCTGAAGGAATCCGACCGCCTCGCCGAAGCCTACCAGGAGGTCCTGGAGAAGTACATGGACGATGCCGACGCCGAGCGGAAGGAGGCCTTCGTGATGGGCTGGGACGGCCTGCTCGATGCCCTCGCCGAGCGCGATGAAAACGACATCCCCGGCCTCACCGAGGACATGGAGTTCTCCTCCTCCTGGACCCCGGACGAGGACGAAACCCCGGAGGCCCAGGACGACGACCGCCACCCGCTCCAGGCCCTCGCCTACGAGGTCGCCCTGCGCTCCGTGGACCTCGTCTCACGGGACGGCGGCCCGGACACCGCCGCCCACTGCCTCGTTTCCAATCTCCTCCAGGTCAGCGCCAAGCTCGCCGGAGCCCTCAATGGCTGCGGCAGCGGCTACGAACCGGAGGCCGGCTTCGTCCTCGCCGTGCTCAAGCGCTGCCTCAATTGGCTCAATGAAGCCATGGCCGCCTGCCAGGCCCTGCTCGATCAGGAAACCGACCCGGACCAGCTCCAGGCGCTCACCCGCCTGCGCCAGTCCGTTTTCGAGATCCGCGACGGAATTGTCGCGCTGCGGCGGGAACTTAAGCAAAGTTAATGATTGCGCCGGAGGAAAATGCGCGTATGGGAATTCCCATGAAAGCGCTGCTTCTTCTCGCCGCTGCCGCCGCCGGCCTTCTCCTTTCCTCCTGCAACACCGCCATCGGCTTCGGCCGCGACCTGCGCCTGCTGGGCCAGGGCATGGAAACCTCCGCCAACAAGAGCCAGGGTGGCGGCGGCGGTGGTGACCAGAGCGGCGCCCCGGTTTACTGAGACCACGGGTTCTCCAGGTAGCGCGAAGCTTGGCTTCGCGTGCGGATCACGACCCCTTTTTGAAAAGGGCGTCCCCGATACCTGTCGAGCCCGCCGCCAGACGCGAAGCCAAGCTTCGCGCTACTTCACGCTCTCACGAGCGCGGCTACGGGAATGAGGCCCACGAAAAAAGGGAAGGACGTCTCCGTCCCTCCCTCGTTCGAATTCATCACACGGCCCGCGCTTCAGCGGTAGGAGGCCCAGCCGGCGGCGTAACCGCGGTTGAACTCCACGTGCTCGCCGCCCGGCACGCTGCCCCAGTGACGGGCGGAATTGTAGGTCAGGCCGCGGCGCTTGTCGCTCGCGCCCGCGCTGTAGCCCATGCGGTAGTAGCTCACGTGGGAACCGCCGCCACCGGGATAGCCCCCGCCACCGGGGTAACCACCACCACCGCCGCCGGGATAACCTCCACCCGGATAGCCGCCCACCGAGCGGAAGCCCACCGAGTAGCCGCTGCGGTAATTGTCACGGAAGGGCGGAGCCACCGAGTACTGACCGCGGGTCGGATTGTAGCCGCGGCCCGTGCGCTTGTCGCGCGCGCCGTCGTTCTGGCCGAGGCGATAGGCCTGGCCGGCCTGGGCACCACCTCCGGGATAGCCGCCGCCGGGGTAACCCCCACCGGGATAGCCACCGCCCGGGTAGCCACCGCCACCACCGGGATAAGGATCGTAGGCGCAGCTCGTCAGGGCGACGACGCCCAGCGTAAGGGATGCGAGAATTGCATTTTTCATGGCGTGCCACGCTAACGCCGGTCCGTGCGTTCGTCCAGTGCTCTCCAACAGATTCGAAGCGCATCCCGGCCTCGACGGGTAACCCGTCCGTGACCGTTGAAGTTGACCTCACCCGCCGCAACCGGCACCCTGCGCGCCCGTCATGGAGTGGCTTCACCAAATTCTCGGCCCGGATATCAAAGCGGCGATCCCGATCGTCCTCGGCATCATCGTCTTCGAAGGCGTGCTGTCCGTGGACAATGCCGCCGTGCTCGCCACCATGGTCCGCAAGCTGCCCGTCGACCAGCGCGGCAAGGCCCTGAAACTCGGCCTGCTCCTCGGCTACGTCCTGCGCGGCTCCTGCATCCTCGCCGTGAATTTCCTCACCCAGGTGTGGTGGGTCGGCCCGCTCGGCGGCGCCTACCTGCTGTGGCTCGCCATCAAGCACTTCACCGGCCACGAGCATGTCGAACAACAAGCCGAAGAAGCCGTGGAAGTGGAGCAGGGGAACTGGTTCTTCCTGAAAGCCGCCGGATTCCTCGGCACCTTCTGGGCCACCGTCCTCGCCGTGGAGGTGATGGACCTGATGTTCTCCATCGACAACGTGCTGGTGGCGAATGCCCTCACCGACAACCGCTACCTCATCTGCATGGGCGTCTTCGTCGGCATCCTCGGCATGCGCTTCGCCGCCCAGGGCTTCGTGAAGCTGATGCACCGCTACCCGTTCCTGGAAACCTGCGCCTTCGTCGTCGTCGGCCTGCTCGGCCTGAAGCTCCTCGGCGGACTGTGGGTCCACTTCCAGCCCCAGTCCGGCTTCGCCCACCTCATCGAAAGCCAGACCTTCAAGATCGTCTGGTCCGTGCTGATGCTGCTGCTCTTCATCATCCCGGTCATCACCCACCGCCTGCTCGGCTGGCCGCGCGGCGCGGCGGAGGAAACACCCGAGGACCCCGCCTGACCTTCCCGCGGGGTTGCACGATTCCGCCATCCGCGCCATGGTGGCGGCGGTGACCGACCCCTTCGACTGGCCCGCCTTCCTTCCCACCTTCGCCTCCGCGGCGGTGGCCGCCGGCTTCCGTCCCCAGCGCTTCGGCACCACCGCCTCCGGCGACCTCATCGCCTGGCTGAAGCCCGGCCCCGGCCGCCGCACCTACCTCTCCGCCGGCATCCACGGCGATGAACCCGCCGGCCCGCTCGCCCTGCTCGAGCTCGTCCGCACCGGTGCCTTCCACGATGATGGCGAGTGGCTGCTCTGCCCCGCCCTCAACCCCACCGGCCTCGCCATGGGCCGCCGCGAGAACGCCGATGGGCGCGATCTCAACCGCGACTACTGGGTCCGCCGTACTCCCGAGGTCTGCGCCCACACCAAATGGCTCCACGCCAGCGGCATCGCCGACCGCTTCATCTCCCTCCACGAGGACTGGGAAAGCACCGGCTTCTACTTCTACGAGATCAACTGCGGCCCGGACAGCCCCGCCCGCGCCCGCGCCATCCTCGACGCCGTCTCCCCCTGGTTCCCGCCCGAACCCAGCGCCCTCATCGACGGCCACGACATCCGCGAACCCGGCTGGATCTACCACCCCGCCGAGGCCGACCTGCCCGAGCACTGGCCCGAGGCCATCTTCCTCGCCAAGAACGGCTGCCGCCTCTCCTTCACCTTCGAAACCCCCAGCAGCGCCCCGCTCGCCCACCGCGTCGCCGCCCACGTCGCCGCCGTGAAGGCCGCGATCGTCTAGCAGGAAAGGTAGGGTCGCACCGCCGGGGCGACCGGATCTCACACCCCCGTCCGCCCCCCTCAGCGCGTCCCATCCCTTCGTCTGTTGGGACGGCCTTCTTCCCGCAACCACCTCCGCCGCCCGGTCATCTCGGCGAGATGACCCTACCTCCAGAGGCACGCTGCAAAGGTAGGGTCGCACCGCCGGGGCGACCGGGCCTAGCACCCCCGTCCGCCCCCCCTCAGCGCGTCCCATCCCTTCGTCCAATGGACTCTCTTCCTCCCCCCCCACCACCCGGGCATCTCGGCGAGATGCCCCTACCGAGCACCCTACTTCTTCATCCCCAGCACCACCACCCCCGCGCCCACCATTAGGATCCCCGCCCACTCCCGCGGGCTGGGCCGCTCCTTGAGGAACAGGAACGCGAAGGCCGCCACCAGCAGCAGGCTGGACTTGTCGATCGGCGCCACCTGGGAGGCCGTGCCATCCTTCAGCGCCCGGAAGTAACACACCCACGAGGCCCCCGTCGCCAGCGCGGAGAGCACCAGGAACAGCCATGTCTTCCCCGGCAGCGCCGCCGGATCGCTCCACTTCCCGGCCGCCACCACGAAGGCCCCCAGCACCAGCAGGATCACCGCCGTGCGGATCAGCGTGGCGAAATCCGAGTCCACGCCCTGCAGGCCCAGCTTCGCGAAAATCGTCGTCACCGCCGCGAACACCGCCGATAGCACCGCCCAGTGGAACCACGTCATGACGCCACCTTAGCAGCCCGGCCGCCGCTTGTCCGCCGGAGATCGCCGGCCGTGGCGGAGGAGCCCCTCGCCAACCCACCGGAAAACCCGGCTGGATCCGCCCGGGAATGTCCTTGCTCCCTGTGGCCGCCGCGATAGTCAGCCGGAATGACATTTCGGATTCTCGCCTGCCTCTCGTTCGCGACCTGTCTCGCCACCGCGGGACTGGAGAAAAAGGAAGCCGCCGACCTGGTGGCGAAGCTCGCCGCCGAACGCCTCGCCACCCTGAAAACCGAGCGCGCCGCCGAGATCGAGGCGAAGTCCATCACCGTGGGCGACAAGACCATGCCGTGGCTGGAAAAAACCTTCGGTGACGCCCCGGTCGGCAAGCGCAGCCTGTGGATCTCCATGCACGGCGGCGGCAATGCCCCGGCCGCCGTCAACGACCAGCAGTGGCAGAACCAGATCAAGCTCTACCAGCCCCCCGAAGGCATCTACATCGCCCCGCGTGCCCCCACCAACACCTGGAACCTCTGGCACGAGGGTCACATCGATCCGATGTTCGCCCGCATCATCGAGGACATGATCGCCGTCCGCGGGGTCGATCCGGACAAGGTCTACCTCATGGGCTACTCGGCTGGCGGCGATGGCGCGTGGCAGCTCGGCCCGCGCATGGCGGACCGCTTCGCCGCCGTCGCCATGATGGCCGGCCACCCGGGGGACATGGCCCCCGCCAGCCTGCGCAACGTCCCCTTCGCCATCTTCTGCGGTGGCTGGGACCGCGCCTACGACCGCAACAAGCTCTGCAAGGACTACGGCGAGAAACTC comes from Luteolibacter sp. LG18 and encodes:
- the rseP gene encoding RIP metalloprotease RseP, yielding MPDIAKILHTALQVLLILLGFNLIIFVHELGHFLAGRWRGLKIDRFQIWFGKPIWKKTWNGVQYGLGWLPFGGFVSLPQMAPMESIEGRTSEKGEPLAPISPLDKIIVAIAGPLFSLLLALAAAGIVSVVGKPVDTIPTTKVGSVDKDSPGAKAGIRTGDTILAVNGQKVEVFAGSSKMNGIFEQIILSKGQEIHFTIQREGEPQPIELVSKFDIPETKWYQRKALREVGISPMPEMVLVSTVMKGSPAERAGLKQWDRLVSVNGRKVACVSDFLKFIAEAGTTPVEIAYERTSEGHDKMEDMKLSELKKLPWTPGTATVQAEVPVSPANHAPMVGLAPADIADQTSDTRTPGAWEQIGESLSMMWTTLDRVTSKDSSIGIDHLSGPAGIAKAQYRMLQMENPYNRLLGFFVLFNVNLAVLNMLPFPVLDGGHILLALMESIARRPVKARALEWVQTAFALMLISLMLYVTSKDLFGDIGGHRRDAPEVVFKQP
- a CDS encoding M14 family metallocarboxypeptidase; the protein is MHDSAIRAMVAAVTDPFDWPAFLPTFASAAVAAGFRPQRFGTTASGDLIAWLKPGPGRRTYLSAGIHGDEPAGPLALLELVRTGAFHDDGEWLLCPALNPTGLAMGRRENADGRDLNRDYWVRRTPEVCAHTKWLHASGIADRFISLHEDWESTGFYFYEINCGPDSPARARAILDAVSPWFPPEPSALIDGHDIREPGWIYHPAEADLPEHWPEAIFLAKNGCRLSFTFETPSSAPLAHRVAAHVAAVKAAIV
- a CDS encoding EamA family transporter; its protein translation is MTWFHWAVLSAVFAAVTTIFAKLGLQGVDSDFATLIRTAVILLVLGAFVVAAGKWSDPAALPGKTWLFLVLSALATGASWVCYFRALKDGTASQVAPIDKSSLLLVAAFAFLFLKERPSPREWAGILMVGAGVVVLGMKK